Below is a window of Sceloporus undulatus isolate JIND9_A2432 ecotype Alabama chromosome 9, SceUnd_v1.1, whole genome shotgun sequence DNA.
GTGGGATTGCCGGGCAACGTGGCAGCCCTGCTTGTCTTCTTACAGAGTGGACGCATGCGGAAGGCCATCCGCATCTACCTCATCAACCTCACCTTGGCAGACATCTTCTTCAACCTCACCCTGCCCTTCTGGATCCCCTACTACTTGGCAGAGGGGCACTGGGTTCTACCCGAAGCCTTCTGCCGCTTGGCTGGGGCCACTTATTATTTGGCTACCTACAGTGCCATGGCCTTCATGACCCTCATCAGCTTGAACCGCTACTGCACGGTGGCCAAGCTGGAGCTGGCTTTGAACAAGCCCCCAGGAGCAGTGGTGGGGTGTATCCTTGCTTGGGGACTGTGTGTGGCTTGTGCCGTCCCCTCCTTGGTCACACAGCAAACCCACCAAGCCGAAGAGATCAGCACAAAATGCTTTGAGCAACATACGGAGCGGAGGAGTTATGCTTATGCCATGGTGGTTCTCTTTGCAGTCTCCTTCTTGGTGGTCTTAGGAGCCTACGTGTCCATCCTGAGGTCCCTCTCGGTTGCCGCTGGCCCCTGTCGAGGTGGTCATCGGCGGCGGGCACAGGTCATGGTGCTGGGAATGCTTTTGGTGTTTGTGGTCTGCGTGGCACCCTACCACCTCTCCCTGGTACCTTGGGTAGCTGACCGGATGTCCAGTCCGCTGTGCAGTCCTCCGTCATTTCTGGACAACCTTCACATGCTCAGTGTGGCTCTCTTGAGTCTCAACAGCTGTATCGACCCACTCATCTACTGTTTCTCTATCAAGCGCTTTCGGACAGATCTGTGTTCAATAGTACAGAGGGTCACCCACTGTTGCCCATGCCCCTCGGGACCACCACAGAGACCTCCTCTACCACCACCATCAGAAAACAGATTCCCACCCAACTTCAGGTCGTCTTCTTTAACCTCCTCATAGCTTGGGTATGGGGAAAGGATTGTTTAGTCTACCAACGGGATTCCCAGACCTTCGAAACTGGCCCTAGGTTTTTGGGCCTATACTCTCTTCTCTGGTTCTCAGGGTgaaagggaggaatctcaggCCAAGAGCATTGCCTTTATTTCCCCACAGTGAAAGATGAGCCAATGCCTCCTAAATGTTGAGTTGCAGCTCCCAGTGTTCCTCACCTAGTTGTGCTGggtaaggctgctgggagttgcagcccgaCAACAGCTACAAATTTCCCCTTCCAGTGTTTggagaaacattattttattttatcgaGTGCTTAAGAAACATTAAGGACTGTTTCTTTGCATTTGGGGTTCATGGAAAATATGAAAGTTGCAAAGCTTGGAATGCATGTTTATGGGGAGGTACGTGTCTCCGAACTGAGCTTACTTTAATGGCAAAAGTGTATCGGCTCACCGTCCTACGGTATAATCCTCAATAGGTTTACTCAGAGGTCGGTCCCAGTTTGCTGAATGCAACTTGTGAATGATGAAGccttgatttcctgcatggcagggggttggattggatggcccttgtggtctcttccaactctacaattctatgattctatgattctaaagaatTGGATTTGTCAGAATTATTGCAATAGGAAATCTCTCTGGGGGGAATTCCTTGTAAAAGTGTTTTCATCCTTGTAAAAGGGCACCGCCATGTGGCGAAGCAAAAGAGCaaacaaacattttgtttgtCTAGCAAATAATTAAAGATGGCCTGAAAAGACGGGGGTTAAAAAGGGTTGCGTATGTTTTGGTACTATTGTAGAAACAGTCTCAGAATAGGGATCTCCTGCAGGTCTTTTCCTAAGTGTCTTTTCTCTCACCGTtgtggttattttaaaaatggtattgcCCTGGATTGCCTCTGTGGACTGAAGGGCACTTCATCAATATAGCTTTAATATATAACAATCATAAACAGTGCTACAGTGGTACAATAATTTACATCtttatggttttttaaataaaatataaataaaatatcccaGCAATCCTTAGCTTTTGTGCTTGTTGGTCACCCAGAATCCTCTGGTACAGAAGTAACGTTAAAAGTCCAGCTGACAAGAGatgaaaaatatttgtttaaaatcaCTTCCATTCTCTGACCTGAAAACAGTTGGAGAGTGCCTTGGATTCCAATGTGGTTTTCCCCAGCATCCATTGGTCCAGAGGTCACTGATGGTCCAAGCTCTGAAGGGTGGGATGGGAGGtaacattcccagaatgccaaGCAGTTCACAGTCCCTGACTTGGGTCCGGTTCTGACTTGCAAAGGGGTGGCCCAAAGCAGTGTCTGTTGCATGTCTTTCTTGGGCTCTCGACTGCTGAGACAGAGTCTCTTCCAAGTCAGTGGCGAAGGGTAGAGTATAAGAAACAACCAAAGACCTCTCTTGAAAGGTTTTTCACAGTGCAGTGTGGAGCCCCCTGGAACGAAGCCTCAAAAAGTAGCACTTGGTACGCTCCACTAAAAACATGCTGGTTGGCCACCAAATCCTTGCTTTAGGCAGGATAACTTTGCACCCATCCACCTTCAGAGTTGGGCAGAAGCTTGGGTGAACGGTTCTCTGACCATTACTTGGAACTTACTACATTGCCAGGGGAACTGGGATGATGGTGTTGGTAGTGGACTGGGCAGTGGTGAAGATAGGAGATTGGATGGGCGTATGGGAGAATGAGAACTTTGGAGAGCACCCAGGAGGTGGACAACCGTAGTGATGCAAAAGGGCAGTTCTGCTGGTATCTCCTATGTCAGTTGGGTGATGAATTCATGCTAGGTTTTAATTCAGGATTAGAAGGACCTTTAATGCCTGAATTAAGATCTGGAGTAGGttcaccatcccattgacatTGACTCCAGTCACCATTGACAAAAGGTGACCTTCAGCAGTTGTGTTGGTAGCTCTTATGTCAGTTGGGTGGTGAATTCATGCTAGGTTTTAATTCTGGATTAGAAAGACCTTTAATGCCTGAATTAAGTTCTGGAGTAGGttcaccatcccattgacatTGACTCCAGTCACCATTGACTTTGGTTCTCCTCAACCTGCCAGCCATTTCCTCAGACCCAGCAACTCCTCTCTTTAATTCTCCCCCTTCATACCATTTCTTCTATCCCTCCTAACAAGAAAGAGATGCATGGGGATGAGGAAATACAAAGTGATACGTCCAGCCCTTAATTTGTCTCTGGTATATAGGTGTGATTCCTCACAACCAACCCCGAGAAATATTACTAATATCTAAAAGGTTTTATCTCAACGTTCCTAAAAGAAATCTATTTTCTTTGCCTGAGCAAGGCCTTCCAAACCCAtttcagttttggtttttttgctttGGGATGAAATTTGATGGTGATTTAGAGGTATGTGGAACCTCCTCTCTCCTCTAGAgaagtttaataaaataaaacgcCTTGCAATTCTTCCCTTAGTAATTGCCCAAGGATGTTGCATCTCAACAGATTCCCACAGACTTGCCTTGTGTTAGGCACAATGTGACTACAGCTCTACTCTCAGCTTTCTGGTACAGTCTCCTTGGTCCTGAGCTTGCCCTCCCACATCCCCATGTCATACTTTATAAAGCCATGCAATTGCTCTAGGTCTTCATGTTGGATGTTTTtgcgcatgcatgcatacatgcatgcatgcatgaatgAATGGGGCTGCTATGTTCATTTTTGAACCCCCCTCCCAGGCTGGTAAAGTGCTGAGAAGCCAAGAACTTTCAAATTTCCATTCCTCAAGACTATCTGGGTCCATACCACAGACAAGAGCTAGAAACACTTTGGGAACCCTCTAGAAAAACCCTACATGGGGGAAATCACTCGTATTATTGGAGAGGCATGTTCTCTCACCGCTGGCCCAGGCCTGGTCCAGAGGAAAGGATCTGGAACATATTCCTAGAGCAATAGGACTTTTTAAAACCTCCACAGTGGTTAGCAGGAGCATAGCTGAGTGCATAGAGTCCCCAGGGCAAAAAGCACAAATGAAGTCTCTCAAATGTGGCTGCTTGTGCCATTTTGTCTGTCGCCAAGATCAGAGAGCAGCAGAAGGCCATCACTGGCTGGAGACCAGGAGGCAATGCTTCTCCCTGTCCAGTGGTAGCCATACCAGGGTCAGATATTTGAGTTTTGGGGTGTTAGAGGGTCTGGGACCCTCAAAATGGCATTGGGGGCTGCATGTGGTCCATGGGCCACAATTTCCTGACCCAGGGATGCATGGAAGCAAACAAGTTTAATGGACTCCCCATGATTTTGGCAGCGTATACAGTACAGAAGAGTAGTAATTCTTGCTGAAATTTATTAGTGGGTGAAATAACCACTGTTTGAAGGAAATGGCCTTTGTTGAGCAAAGGAATTCAAGATACACCTTTGTGATGAAATTATctatcaggacagttggagggtatggtggaCAAGGCTTGGAAGAAGACCTCTTGAGTGGAGAAGTCAGAGATTTCGTCTGCATCCTCTCTACTTGCCAGCAGAGGGCTGTGTTGCATTTCTTAATAAGGCATGGCTTTGCTGCCTTTAACTAGATGGGTGCTTAATGGAAACAAGAGCTTGTCTAGTGAGCATGAGAAGGTTTACTGCAGGAAGAGCTCTGAGTTCCTTCCACAAAGCCAGAAGAGGATAAAAGGGGTGGGTTGGGGTGCAAGATTCCATGGCGGCTGAATATTTGGAGTATAAAATAACCTGGAgggctagcatggtgtagtggtttgaacataggaCTAGCATTCAagttcccgctcagccatggaaacccactggttgaccttgggcaagtcatgctttcttagccccagaagaaggcaaaggcaaagcccctttgaacaggccttgccaaggaagccccatgatagtttcaccttgttgttgttgggtactttcacgtcatttccgacttatggcgacctaagTCAATCCTGAcagccagcgtggcgtagtggtttgagctttggaggatgaccctggagaccacagttcaattcccagctcggccatgaaaccaactgcgtaaccttgggcaagtgacactctctcagcttcagggggaggcagtggcaaacctcttctcaacaaatctggccaagaaaaccctgattggttcatcttagggtaatcgtaagttgaaaatgacttgaaggcacacaacacacaaggtgaccctatcatggggttttcttgataagatatGGTCAGATGAGTTTTGTGcccttgtcatcctctgaggctgagatttgtgacttgcccaagatcacccagtgggtttcatggctgagtcgggaatgtgggtcaccataagttggaaatgaggaaggcacacaacaacaacaacaacaacaacaatctattcTCTTGCCACACATTTGTTCAAAATCACTTTGATGGTGGACTCCTTGGTATTCCTCTTGTTAATTCTTTTATCATTTGTTCTAAAATAAGACTATGGGACTAAGATTGTGTGTCTCTCCAGATGTCATTCAAACCCCACTCCCATCAACCTTATCTAGTATGGTCAATAGTCAGgcatgatgggagatgtagtccaacaacatctggagtagCCAGCCCAGTtgtgaaaggaaataaaaagcaCCAGAAGGAGTAGCCAGGACAAAGATGGGCCTAGTTCCAGTTTATAGGATCTGCTGGTTTCTTCCTAGAACTCCAAGATTTAAGTTAGTTCCATTTAAATGtaattgcttatttattttaattttaatgcaatttaaaattaATGCAGCCATGTTTAATTTAATTCGGTTTTAATAgtggattttgttttgtgttttaatcataacatatttttgtacaaaaagacAGTATTTCTGTGAGCTAATTTGCGTCTCGTTGtgaatccaataaataaacaGCTAAACCTGCCAACTGCTCCAATTTTTCTTTATTGCAGAAGCTGAACTGAGGGAACACATTGCTCCTATTGCTAAAGGCCTAGGATTCAGAAATCCTTGGTGGTTTTCTGGAGATCACCAAAACATCTTTGTCCCAATAGATCCAGATCAACTAAGGTCCACCTTGGTTTACCgtacccatcatccccaggcagtGTTTCTTGACTCAGCCTCCCCGAACGACAACAACCCAAAGTGTCGGATTACAATGCCCTCCATCCGCCACTATCACACCAGCATCAGTGGGGATGATGAGATTTGtattccaaggctgagagaagtCTGCCCTTGTCCCTTCTCCTCAAAGTATGAGGCTTAGGGTATGTCtgtactgcagatataatccagtttgacataattttaactcccatggctcagtgctatggaagtgtGGGCATTGTAgcttgtcatggcaccagagctctctgactgcagaaagccatagcactgagccatggaagttaaagtggtgtcaaattgcattatttctgcagtgtggatgcaaccttggaCAGAGGCAAGGATCTCAAAGACTGCAGActtacacatagaatcatagagttggaagagaccacaagggccatccagtccaaccccctgccatacaggaaatccaaatcaaagcatccctgacagatggccatccagcttccatttgaagacctccaaggagggaaactccactacactctgagggagtttgttccattgtcgaacagcccttactgtcaggaagttcctcttaatgttgaggtggaatctcttttcctggcgcttgcatccattgctctggatccaagtctctggagcagcagaaaacaagcttgctcccccctcaatatgacatcccttcaaatatttaaacagggctatcatatcactgccagctataaaacaaacacaacatcCAGTCAAATCGCTAGTGCCAAAGCGAGAAGATCTTGCATCATAGATCAGATTCCCATCGAAGGCTTGAACTCACTCTTAGAAATCCAAATTTCGTGTCGCTCAAGTCATCTTCTTAGCTCTACAGTCTGAGACCTCTGCTTTTGTTACCTTCTTCGATAAAGGGAAAGCAGAATGGTTGTTCCTCTCTTTCCCGCTAAACAAAAGGGAATAGTATACTGGCTttactcttatttattttaatatttaatcatTTTGATATGCTATTTTTTGTACACAATCTTGAGCCACCAGAGGGTGGGTAtaaaaagattaataataataataataataataataataataataataataataatagcattaacCATCGAAGATACAAAGCAGATAAAATATCTTGCACTGGGCCCAACTGAAGGTGCGGTCGGAAATATGCACGCTTTTGGGTATCACAGAGCTCTGTGCCAGGGCTGTATAAAAACAAGGGGCGTCCAAGGAAGAACGTCACAGCTTCCAAATCTCACAGCTCATGGAAGACGCCAACCAGGCAAGGGCATCGATGGATTTGGCCGAATCTCTGACTGTGAACCAAACagcctgtaataataataataataataataataataataataataataataatttatttgtatcccgcctctccctgtattggatcgaggcggttATATTGGATCGATGCAGGTatctggataaaaaaaatccttgcatcCAGAAAGATCTTTAGAATAGCCTTTACCTGacatgatatatattttttctgtgtGGAACTTTGTGTTTCTTGGATAGAAGATCATTGAACGATATGAAGCAGTATTGTTGAGACGAAGGGTGGGGATGCTTGGAAGGAATGGGACAGGAGtgtggagggaagagagaaaaagccCTTTCCTACAGTTTTCTTGGAGGAACAAGGGGAACATGACCCTTCCATTGCTTCTCCGGGCCTTTACTTCTCTAGGTCAGAAGCTGGTCTACACAAAGGTCTACAGATCCCAAGAAACACAGTAAGTCCTTTCTTTGCCCTTCCATGTTGTATCGGTCTCAGTCCAATGGAAATGATCAGTCTCAAATGATGGGTCTCGGTCCAAAGGCTACTCCCATTTAGAGTAGGACCCCTGATTCCATGGGATTTACATGAGTGTAGACTTAGCTTTCAACTATTGACTCAATGGGTCTGCTGTATTTGGAACTAACATTTCTTTTTAGGTTGGAGTAACCCTTGGGAACAT
It encodes the following:
- the LOC121915051 gene encoding platelet-activating factor receptor-like — protein: MNNSTNAGFGGGHCHLNDPVQFILVPAVYCLVLCVGLPGNVAALLVFLQSGRMRKAIRIYLINLTLADIFFNLTLPFWIPYYLAEGHWVLPEAFCRLAGATYYLATYSAMAFMTLISLNRYCTVAKLELALNKPPGAVVGCILAWGLCVACAVPSLVTQQTHQAEEISTKCFEQHTERRSYAYAMVVLFAVSFLVVLGAYVSILRSLSVAAGPCRGGHRRRAQVMVLGMLLVFVVCVAPYHLSLVPWVADRMSSPLCSPPSFLDNLHMLSVALLSLNSCIDPLIYCFSIKRFRTDLCSIVQRVTHCCPCPSGPPQRPPLPPPSENRFPPNFRSSSLTSS